The following are encoded together in the Mycteria americana isolate JAX WOST 10 ecotype Jacksonville Zoo and Gardens chromosome 2, USCA_MyAme_1.0, whole genome shotgun sequence genome:
- the TAC1 gene encoding protachykinin-1 isoform X1, whose amino-acid sequence MRLPLAFAVLLLASAQALAQDLGAADDLSYWSDWSDGDQVKEELPPPLEHFLQRMARRPRPQQFFGLMGKRDAGYGQISHKRHKTDSFVGLMGKRSLNSGSSERSIAQNYERRRK is encoded by the exons ATGAGGCTCCCGCTGGCTTTCGCCGTGCTCCTCCTGGCCTCGGCGCAGGCGCTGGCCCAGGACCTGGGCGCCGCCGACGACCTCAGCTACTGGTCCGACTGGTCCGACGGCGACCAGGTGAAG GAGGAGCTGCCGCCGCCCCTGGAGCACTTCCTGCAGAGGATGGCCCGCAGACCCCGGCCCCAGCAGTTCTTCGGCCTCATGGGCAAGCGGGATGccg GATATGGCCAGATCTCTCACAAAA ggCATAAAACAGACTCCTTTGTTGGACTTATGGGCAAAAGATCTTTAAATTCTG GGTCCTCTGAAAGGAGCATAGCACAGAATTACGAACGGAGGCGTAAATGA
- the TAC1 gene encoding protachykinin-1 isoform X2, with the protein MRLPLAFAVLLLASAQALAQDLGAADDLSYWSDWSDGDQVKEELPPPLEHFLQRMARRPRPQQFFGLMGKRDAGYGQISHKRSSERSIAQNYERRRK; encoded by the exons ATGAGGCTCCCGCTGGCTTTCGCCGTGCTCCTCCTGGCCTCGGCGCAGGCGCTGGCCCAGGACCTGGGCGCCGCCGACGACCTCAGCTACTGGTCCGACTGGTCCGACGGCGACCAGGTGAAG GAGGAGCTGCCGCCGCCCCTGGAGCACTTCCTGCAGAGGATGGCCCGCAGACCCCGGCCCCAGCAGTTCTTCGGCCTCATGGGCAAGCGGGATGccg GATATGGCCAGATCTCTCACAAAA GGTCCTCTGAAAGGAGCATAGCACAGAATTACGAACGGAGGCGTAAATGA